In Leptospira stimsonii, the following proteins share a genomic window:
- a CDS encoding AMP-binding protein yields MEKTSLYHLVRDVASVYADRPMYWIREEAGDFRGISYKDWYENLLHLSSFLIELGLEKGNTAGLICDNRYEWSLCSLSLVTIGCIDVPRGCDATLDDLKYILGHSEAKVLFLENEKVLKKLLEEKSSLANVKTILLIDPPNKWKDLESARNQLGGVKFIFLEEALLEGEKIRIKKGDKAYHQRGEALVGKDLATIIYTSGTTGAPKGVMLNHRSFTWGIHQLQEFVPGSYQDRTILFLPPWHIAERLLETTLIAWGASMACSSVPTIPADMQKVKPTVLVSVPRLWEGLYKRIHDTVRKSPPLRQNLFHFAVKIAAITTSLQDTIRDSYTTTEVENPNQKILDRFVASILLLSMYPLKFISYRILQKVRDLFGGQMRFALCGAGAMPYHIQFFFRSAGIPIIETYGMTETTGIGAIGEFPLPKNGAIGAPLPGTAIKLVGEDGKIVTQPGEKGVAWHKGPHVTAGYYKEPEKTAKALQDGWLDSGDILTWTQTGELKFAGRAKDTIVLSGGENLEPAPIEAKLAESEFINQVIVVGQDRKNLGVLIVPFYDRVIEEFHSKGKSVPKNLDDWNANKDLLHFFKNIVKEKISTRAGFKSFEKIAHVHILPKEFEKGKEMTETMKLKRNVVFELYENVIHSLYANDED; encoded by the coding sequence ATGGAAAAAACGAGTCTTTACCATTTAGTAAGGGACGTCGCCTCGGTTTACGCAGATCGACCTATGTATTGGATTCGAGAAGAAGCCGGTGACTTCCGGGGCATTTCTTACAAAGATTGGTATGAAAACCTGCTCCATCTTTCCTCATTTTTGATTGAACTCGGTTTAGAAAAAGGAAACACGGCAGGTCTCATCTGCGACAATCGATATGAATGGTCTCTTTGTTCCCTTTCTTTGGTCACGATCGGTTGTATCGACGTTCCGAGAGGATGCGACGCCACCCTTGACGATTTGAAATACATTCTCGGTCACAGTGAAGCAAAAGTTCTTTTTTTAGAAAATGAAAAGGTACTCAAAAAACTCTTAGAAGAAAAATCTAGTCTTGCAAACGTAAAGACCATCCTTCTCATCGATCCTCCTAATAAGTGGAAGGATTTGGAAAGCGCGCGCAATCAACTCGGCGGAGTAAAATTTATCTTCTTAGAAGAAGCGCTCTTGGAAGGCGAAAAGATTCGAATCAAAAAGGGAGACAAAGCCTATCACCAAAGAGGAGAAGCCCTCGTTGGAAAAGATCTGGCTACGATCATCTATACTTCCGGAACGACGGGCGCGCCCAAAGGCGTGATGCTCAACCACAGAAGTTTTACTTGGGGAATTCATCAACTCCAGGAATTTGTTCCCGGATCGTATCAAGACAGAACGATTCTCTTTCTTCCTCCTTGGCATATCGCGGAAAGACTCTTAGAAACTACTCTCATCGCTTGGGGAGCTTCTATGGCGTGTTCCTCCGTTCCGACGATCCCGGCTGATATGCAAAAAGTGAAACCTACGGTCCTTGTTTCCGTTCCCCGACTGTGGGAAGGTCTTTACAAACGAATTCACGATACGGTCCGCAAAAGTCCGCCTCTCAGACAAAACCTCTTTCATTTTGCGGTTAAAATCGCGGCGATCACCACAAGTCTGCAGGACACCATCCGGGATTCTTATACGACTACGGAAGTAGAAAATCCGAATCAGAAGATACTGGACCGATTTGTTGCAAGTATTCTCCTTTTATCGATGTATCCTCTGAAATTCATTTCTTATCGAATTCTACAAAAGGTTCGGGATCTTTTCGGAGGACAAATGAGGTTCGCTCTTTGCGGAGCAGGAGCGATGCCCTATCACATTCAATTTTTCTTTCGGAGTGCGGGGATTCCGATCATCGAAACCTACGGAATGACGGAAACGACGGGAATCGGAGCGATCGGAGAATTCCCTCTTCCGAAAAACGGCGCCATAGGAGCTCCATTACCCGGAACAGCGATTAAACTCGTCGGTGAGGACGGTAAGATCGTGACCCAACCGGGAGAAAAGGGAGTCGCATGGCATAAGGGCCCCCACGTTACCGCCGGTTATTACAAAGAACCTGAAAAAACCGCCAAAGCGTTGCAAGACGGTTGGTTGGATTCAGGAGACATTTTGACTTGGACTCAAACGGGAGAATTGAAATTCGCGGGAAGAGCCAAGGACACGATCGTACTCTCCGGCGGTGAAAACTTAGAGCCAGCTCCGATCGAAGCCAAACTAGCGGAATCCGAATTCATCAATCAAGTGATCGTGGTAGGACAGGATCGTAAAAATCTCGGGGTCCTGATCGTTCCTTTTTACGATCGGGTCATCGAGGAATTTCATTCCAAAGGGAAATCCGTTCCTAAAAACTTAGACGATTGGAACGCAAACAAGGATCTCCTTCATTTTTTTAAGAATATCGTAAAAGAGAAAATTTCCACTCGTGCCGGATTTAAGTCCTTCGAAAAAATCGCGCACGTCCACATTCTACCGAAAGAATTTGAAAAGGGAAAAGAAATGACCGAAACGATGAAACTCAAACGAAACGTCGTTTTCGAACTTTACGAAAATGTAATTCATTCTCTCTACGCAAACGATGAAGATTGA
- a CDS encoding phosphorylase has protein sequence MKIEPATTLFCSAISEELDQFADSGRWNTFLCGVGNLEAALNLQKFLLEKRNQNEPLPSQILFLGSAGVYPWLHPSFWKGRFGYSHEFQNQEIAKIEKRIRVPEFVADSFEFRSPFQFQAVEEILPSKTNGTGSVTIDTVSGRSLEFLRTEDLGFENMECFGLARVCSEFQIPFCAFFALTNTVGPSGSEEWKQNYRRESTRLQDFLLSFFV, from the coding sequence ATGAAGATTGAGCCGGCAACCACTCTTTTCTGCTCCGCGATCTCCGAAGAATTGGATCAGTTTGCAGATTCCGGTCGCTGGAACACCTTTCTCTGCGGAGTCGGTAATTTAGAAGCGGCCTTAAATCTTCAAAAATTTCTTCTCGAAAAACGAAATCAAAATGAACCCCTTCCATCTCAGATCCTATTCTTGGGTTCAGCCGGGGTTTATCCTTGGTTGCATCCGAGTTTTTGGAAAGGTCGTTTCGGTTATTCTCATGAGTTTCAAAATCAAGAAATTGCAAAAATAGAAAAGAGAATTCGAGTCCCGGAATTCGTTGCGGATTCTTTCGAGTTCAGAAGCCCTTTTCAATTCCAGGCGGTTGAGGAAATTCTTCCATCCAAAACGAACGGAACCGGCTCCGTTACGATCGACACCGTCTCCGGAAGAAGTTTGGAATTTCTAAGAACGGAGGATCTCGGTTTTGAGAATATGGAATGTTTCGGACTCGCTCGTGTTTGTTCCGAATTTCAAATTCCATTCTGCGCGTTCTTCGCGCTTACGAATACGGTTGGCCCGAGCGGTAGCGAGGAATGGAAACAAAATTACAGAAGAGAATCGACTCGCCTTCAGGATTTTCTTCTATCGTTTTTTGTTTGA
- a CDS encoding patatin-like phospholipase family protein: protein MARKIHPEILKFLSGISIFQKLSPAVLTRIYQNIEERNIYNHDVIYYRGDISDKLFIVRHGEVMLTFGESGKAVKYLGEGEFFAENSLMTRTQHGGSAVAVMDSLLYVLDGHFFLKLAEKEPILSANLIRLMSNRFREHLEPSDKLTSVPRRMICHVPLEEVQGYKEKLDSIVKISAYSHEGKMTLVSMESFEKLSLQEAIRKLSILRNQYPVIHLYFQSAGLKPELDKLLLQSDQIVFWEDNPERNQKKKTEILTYFRSRIRNFAGRTIRYIDSSNSMHPEDSVKHQKIFHKEETFGRYLVSRTRGLALGGGGARALAHIGLLRVLERENIKIDFVSGASFGAVIAALYARGENTDSIHKMIYKFFGGLDKPFDPTIPLVSFFKGKKMNRMLKDAFGSTLIEDLKIPFVTSAVDLHSGEEYVMDRGPVWEALAAAMSLPGMFPPVFHGDHLLVDGGVINNVPENLIRQKGADIILSANVSPLRDEAIVRLLEDRKITGKSFFKNLWEDLKYPPILKIMGRAITLEGREITRLRKDKMDLFINLHIEEYSFFDFGRFREIIRKGEEEADQHLEEIHGLFNPGKKFSNKKR from the coding sequence ATGGCACGAAAAATACATCCAGAAATTCTGAAATTTCTTTCCGGTATCTCGATCTTTCAAAAGTTATCGCCGGCGGTTCTCACTCGGATCTATCAAAATATAGAAGAGAGAAACATTTATAACCACGACGTCATCTACTATCGAGGAGATATCTCGGATAAACTTTTTATAGTTCGACACGGCGAGGTGATGCTCACGTTCGGAGAGTCGGGTAAGGCCGTGAAATATTTGGGCGAGGGAGAATTTTTCGCGGAGAATAGTCTGATGACTCGAACACAACACGGCGGTTCGGCGGTAGCCGTTATGGATTCGCTTTTGTATGTGTTAGACGGACATTTTTTTCTGAAACTTGCGGAAAAGGAACCGATCCTTTCGGCAAACTTGATTCGATTGATGAGCAATCGTTTTCGGGAACATTTGGAGCCGAGCGACAAACTCACGTCCGTGCCAAGAAGGATGATCTGTCACGTTCCATTGGAAGAAGTGCAAGGATATAAGGAAAAGTTGGATTCGATCGTAAAGATCAGCGCTTATTCCCACGAGGGCAAGATGACCTTGGTTTCGATGGAATCATTCGAGAAGCTGAGCTTACAGGAAGCGATACGGAAATTATCGATCCTAAGAAATCAATATCCCGTGATTCATCTCTATTTTCAGAGTGCGGGATTAAAACCGGAGTTGGACAAACTTCTTTTACAATCCGATCAGATCGTTTTTTGGGAAGATAATCCCGAAAGAAATCAAAAGAAGAAAACGGAAATTTTAACGTACTTCCGATCTCGAATCCGTAATTTCGCGGGGAGAACGATTCGATATATCGATTCTTCCAATTCGATGCACCCCGAAGACAGCGTAAAACATCAGAAGATCTTTCATAAAGAAGAAACGTTCGGGAGATACTTGGTTTCTCGAACCAGAGGTCTTGCGTTAGGTGGAGGTGGGGCCAGAGCTCTTGCGCATATAGGGCTTTTGAGAGTATTAGAAAGAGAGAATATAAAGATCGACTTCGTATCCGGAGCCTCTTTCGGCGCGGTGATCGCGGCTTTGTATGCGAGGGGAGAGAATACGGATTCGATCCACAAAATGATCTACAAGTTTTTCGGAGGTTTGGATAAACCGTTCGATCCGACGATTCCACTCGTTTCTTTTTTCAAGGGAAAAAAGATGAATCGAATGCTAAAGGATGCGTTCGGTTCCACTCTCATCGAAGATTTAAAGATTCCGTTTGTAACATCCGCCGTGGATCTTCACAGCGGAGAAGAATACGTGATGGATCGTGGTCCGGTTTGGGAAGCCTTGGCGGCGGCCATGAGTCTACCCGGAATGTTTCCTCCCGTCTTTCACGGAGATCATCTTCTTGTGGACGGAGGTGTGATCAACAACGTACCGGAAAATTTAATCCGACAAAAAGGAGCCGATATCATCCTTTCCGCAAACGTATCACCATTGCGGGATGAGGCGATCGTACGTCTTCTCGAAGACCGAAAGATCACTGGAAAATCCTTTTTTAAGAATCTTTGGGAAGATCTCAAATACCCTCCCATCTTAAAGATCATGGGACGCGCGATCACGTTAGAAGGAAGGGAGATCACAAGATTACGAAAGGATAAGATGGATCTTTTTATCAATCTTCATATCGAAGAATATTCCTTTTTTGATTTTGGAAGATTCCGTGAAATCATACGGAAAGGGGAAGAAGAAGCGGATCAACATTTAGAAGAAATCCACGGACTTTTCAATCCCGGCAAAAAGTTTTCAAACAAAAAACGATAG
- a CDS encoding DUF4254 domain-containing protein, translating to MTLKANSVVSVFRQSVVDWHKKEATSPNPFPSDSVESILYSKNQIDTIQWHVEDEIRRPDLPDRELVGYKRQIDKLNQERTDLVEILDDRISSEFKSVPKKPGARMNSETPAWLIDRMSILELKIYHMEEQTQRKDVDETHIQNCKRKLEVLLEQRVDLSTCLDELLEDLKNGDKFYKVYRQMKMYNDQNLNPSLYSKKS from the coding sequence ATGACCTTGAAAGCGAACTCAGTCGTATCCGTTTTTCGTCAATCCGTTGTAGACTGGCATAAAAAAGAAGCCACGTCCCCAAATCCCTTCCCGTCTGACAGCGTAGAATCCATTCTTTATAGTAAAAATCAAATCGACACGATCCAATGGCACGTGGAAGACGAAATCCGTAGACCGGACCTTCCCGACAGAGAATTGGTGGGTTATAAAAGACAGATCGACAAATTGAATCAAGAACGTACCGATCTTGTTGAAATTTTAGATGATCGAATTTCATCCGAATTCAAATCGGTTCCCAAAAAACCGGGAGCAAGAATGAACTCGGAAACCCCCGCCTGGCTCATCGACCGGATGAGCATCCTCGAACTCAAAATTTATCACATGGAAGAACAGACCCAACGGAAAGACGTGGACGAGACGCATATCCAAAATTGTAAACGTAAGCTCGAAGTCCTCCTCGAACAAAGAGTCGATCTTTCCACTTGTCTCGACGAACTTCTCGAAGACCTAAAAAACGGAGACAAGTTTTACAAAGTCTATCGCCAGATGAAGATGTACAACGATCAGAATCTGAACCCGTCCCTGTATTCCAAAAAATCATGA
- a CDS encoding glycosyltransferase family 9 protein: protein MNLLVMRFSAMGDVALMAPAIIAIAAKYTNIQLTIVTRGNYAPFFYNIPNVNVVGFNLKRYRGLQGLYRLFKEINKLGPYEKVIDLHSSVRSRLISLLFLIRGIGVYRIVKGRREKLRQIRQKKKVLTPLPHTVERYLKVFENAGYPATVRKGPWINVDPESKIFAKEFFESQNVKKKEGLWIGFAPFAGHELKEWPREKSQALLKLLLEEFPGVKIFLFGSREESKILEHWSKGSKESLKIVSGGKLGIRGELGIMEKMDIMIGMDSSNVHIAALLKRPVVGIYGTTHPFSGFAPFGQEDSGVLQIDNLPCRPCSIYGNTTCFRKDFACMEWIQPEDVIKRIRVVYNINTLF from the coding sequence ATGAACTTATTAGTCATGCGTTTTTCGGCCATGGGCGACGTCGCCCTTATGGCCCCGGCGATCATCGCAATCGCGGCGAAATATACGAACATCCAACTTACGATCGTTACCCGCGGAAACTATGCTCCGTTTTTTTACAACATACCGAACGTAAACGTAGTCGGATTCAATCTCAAAAGATACCGCGGACTTCAGGGATTGTATCGTCTTTTTAAAGAGATCAACAAATTAGGACCTTACGAAAAAGTCATCGATCTTCATTCTTCCGTTCGATCTCGTCTGATCAGTTTACTTTTTTTAATTCGTGGAATCGGTGTGTATCGGATCGTTAAGGGAAGAAGGGAAAAGTTAAGACAAATTCGTCAGAAAAAAAAAGTTCTTACCCCGCTTCCTCATACTGTCGAACGATATCTCAAAGTTTTTGAAAACGCCGGTTATCCTGCCACAGTAAGGAAAGGACCTTGGATCAATGTGGATCCCGAGTCCAAAATTTTCGCCAAAGAATTTTTCGAATCGCAGAACGTAAAAAAGAAAGAAGGACTCTGGATCGGCTTTGCTCCGTTTGCAGGTCATGAACTCAAAGAATGGCCTCGGGAAAAAAGTCAGGCGCTTCTCAAACTTCTTCTCGAAGAATTTCCAGGTGTAAAAATTTTTCTTTTCGGTTCCAGGGAAGAATCTAAAATTTTGGAACATTGGTCCAAAGGAAGCAAAGAATCTCTAAAGATTGTCTCCGGCGGGAAGTTAGGAATTCGCGGGGAACTTGGGATCATGGAAAAGATGGATATCATGATCGGAATGGATTCTTCGAACGTTCATATCGCCGCGCTCTTAAAACGTCCCGTCGTTGGTATCTACGGAACCACACATCCCTTTTCCGGTTTCGCGCCGTTCGGACAGGAAGATTCGGGAGTATTACAAATCGATAATCTACCATGCAGACCTTGTAGTATTTATGGAAACACGACCTGTTTTCGTAAAGACTTTGCCTGTATGGAATGGATTCAACCCGAAGACGTAATCAAACGAATTCGAGTCGTTTATAACATCAATACCCTATTCTAA
- a CDS encoding glycosyltransferase, with amino-acid sequence MRILYFSDTFLPKVDGVAISMKNFAELLAKRGHTFMICCPRYGEGDFDHIGDSIRIERFRSGYLPSYPDIKVVLPSPSKIKRIIKEFEPDLVHIHTPGLLGLYGINATEKYGIPTIGTYHTLMSEQDMYLSFYRLLKLDKLFLRASKSEKKLKIKDLSKIEKFDKFNIRKKIILKISNNIYERCDLIISPSHLIEKQLREFGLKTKIAVISNGLDLTSFKGTIKKLPTSPKLLHVGRISYEKNCDVILNAFKLIHDEIPNSTLTIIGDGPALPSLKVQAQNLGLENAITFTGFIKREELPEEYPKYDLFLTASTMETQGLVILESVACGLPAVGVDSFAIPELIHDGKNGYIAKPFDVKGIAEKAVAILKDAALYECFSEESIKISKGHEMMACVDKMEEVYKTVASVKNKKKRNTLINMLFSLPDPLDQFLRFLE; translated from the coding sequence ATGAGAATTCTTTATTTTTCCGATACCTTTCTTCCCAAAGTGGACGGTGTCGCCATTTCCATGAAAAATTTTGCGGAGCTTCTGGCAAAACGGGGACATACCTTTATGATCTGTTGTCCTCGGTACGGGGAAGGGGACTTTGATCATATCGGCGATTCGATTCGAATCGAGAGATTTCGAAGCGGTTATCTTCCGAGTTATCCGGATATCAAGGTGGTCCTACCTTCTCCGAGTAAGATCAAAAGAATCATCAAAGAATTCGAACCGGATCTCGTTCACATTCATACTCCAGGATTGCTAGGTCTATACGGAATCAACGCAACTGAAAAATACGGAATTCCTACGATCGGAACCTATCATACTCTCATGTCCGAACAAGACATGTATCTTTCCTTTTACAGACTTTTGAAATTGGATAAACTTTTTTTAAGAGCGAGTAAGTCCGAGAAAAAGTTGAAGATCAAGGATTTGAGTAAGATCGAAAAATTCGACAAGTTTAACATCCGTAAAAAGATCATTTTGAAAATTTCGAACAATATCTATGAACGTTGTGATCTGATCATTTCTCCTTCTCACCTGATCGAAAAACAACTGAGAGAATTCGGACTCAAGACAAAAATCGCCGTGATATCGAACGGACTGGATCTGACTAGTTTCAAAGGGACGATCAAAAAACTTCCCACTTCTCCGAAACTCCTTCACGTAGGAAGAATCTCGTATGAAAAAAATTGCGACGTGATTCTCAACGCGTTCAAATTGATTCACGACGAAATTCCGAATTCTACTCTTACGATCATAGGAGATGGCCCGGCTCTTCCTTCTCTGAAAGTGCAAGCGCAGAATTTAGGACTCGAAAACGCGATCACCTTTACGGGCTTCATCAAACGGGAAGAACTTCCCGAAGAATATCCGAAATACGATTTATTTTTAACGGCTTCCACGATGGAAACCCAAGGTCTTGTAATCTTAGAATCTGTCGCCTGCGGACTTCCGGCGGTCGGTGTGGATTCCTTTGCGATTCCGGAGCTCATCCACGACGGAAAGAATGGCTACATCGCGAAGCCCTTCGACGTAAAGGGAATCGCCGAAAAAGCGGTTGCGATACTCAAGGACGCGGCGTTATACGAATGTTTTTCGGAAGAATCCATCAAGATCTCCAAAGGACACGAGATGATGGCTTGTGTGGATAAGATGGAAGAGGTCTATAAAACCGTAGCGAGCGTAAAAAACAAAAAGAAAAGAAACACGTTGATCAACATGCTGTTTTCTCTTCCCGATCCTTTGGATCAGTTCTTGCGGTTTTTAGAATAG
- a CDS encoding O-antigen ligase family protein, whose product MPERLRKITLFLFCASIVTIGVSVSLSQGFLVLAFLFSVFTSKTKGFWKEPAIAIAVAFFAWYLIDFWIHATNEENFSRYAKTAFNAELKDIFLFSGLIVAWNLKKEEFPAVFRALLILFWVLLITGLVSSFSSVRLSRLISDLYRESPNWKFTHPMGQIGKIPLYLPIGLMNTHLTFGGLLQFFFPLPLFLFLKPLLKRNWKEALLQGIILVLFLYVVFLNNARSSIIGALFSSFSAFLVLGPIRKELPTAKILFASAGAVFLLVLLGIGLSFTEAGQKITDPIFGKEKHTDAGRTFIWDSTFPLIEKNPVIGVGPGNYNREIEKSRIAHSEKYRELYYFYETTQRGHAHNDTFHLFAVFGFPAIFLFIAFGTSLYYRLLSNTLSYEQSLYFFGLSGFFLSGLFQCYFQDDEVVILFWILSGFFLRTNREKESAPSEVQYV is encoded by the coding sequence ATGCCCGAACGTCTTAGAAAAATCACTCTTTTTTTATTCTGCGCAAGCATTGTAACAATCGGAGTTTCCGTCTCTCTCAGTCAGGGATTTCTCGTCCTGGCCTTCTTATTTTCGGTATTCACCTCAAAAACGAAAGGCTTTTGGAAAGAACCAGCAATCGCGATTGCAGTTGCATTCTTTGCTTGGTATCTGATCGACTTTTGGATTCACGCTACCAACGAAGAAAATTTTTCCCGTTATGCGAAGACCGCATTCAACGCGGAACTCAAAGATATCTTTCTCTTTTCCGGATTGATCGTAGCCTGGAATCTTAAAAAAGAAGAATTTCCTGCGGTCTTTCGCGCGTTACTCATTCTATTCTGGGTCCTTTTGATCACGGGACTTGTCTCGAGCTTTTCTTCCGTGCGTCTTTCTCGGTTGATCAGCGATCTTTACAGAGAATCTCCCAATTGGAAATTCACACATCCAATGGGCCAGATCGGAAAAATCCCGCTCTACCTTCCGATCGGTCTGATGAATACGCATCTAACGTTCGGAGGCTTACTTCAATTCTTCTTTCCTCTTCCATTGTTTCTTTTTTTAAAACCTCTCTTAAAAAGGAATTGGAAAGAAGCCCTGCTCCAAGGAATAATCCTCGTTTTGTTTCTCTATGTCGTTTTTCTCAACAACGCACGTTCTTCGATCATCGGGGCTCTCTTTTCCTCTTTTTCCGCCTTTCTCGTGTTAGGTCCGATCCGAAAAGAATTGCCTACAGCGAAAATTCTATTCGCTTCGGCCGGCGCGGTGTTTCTTCTGGTTCTACTTGGAATCGGACTTTCCTTCACGGAAGCAGGACAAAAAATCACGGATCCGATTTTCGGAAAAGAGAAACATACGGATGCGGGAAGAACGTTTATTTGGGATTCTACTTTTCCATTGATTGAAAAAAATCCTGTGATCGGAGTTGGACCCGGAAATTACAATCGAGAGATTGAAAAATCCAGAATTGCACACTCCGAAAAATACAGAGAACTCTATTACTTTTACGAAACCACACAGAGAGGTCACGCGCACAACGACACCTTCCACCTCTTTGCGGTTTTCGGATTTCCGGCGATCTTTCTCTTTATCGCGTTTGGAACCAGTTTGTATTATAGGCTTTTATCGAACACGTTGTCATACGAGCAATCCCTGTATTTTTTTGGCCTCTCCGGATTTTTTCTTTCCGGTCTCTTTCAGTGTTACTTCCAAGACGACGAGGTTGTGATTCTATTTTGGATTTTGAGCGGATTCTTTCTTCGTACAAATCGGGAAAAAGAATCGGCGCCATCCGAAGTTCAATACGTATAA
- a CDS encoding phospholipase D-like domain-containing protein, whose amino-acid sequence MKKILRFLWTVLFLGHCSHEEERNLFWIEQALTRNIDAYFSFPGRYTPDSKRRNVRDQILALIEESKHSIDLWIYSFDDSEILDALQRARKRGVKIQIVADPEKEYASELVGLGLFRRWERSGLQHSKILIVDRKKVFLGSGNFTWYGLENDLNGYVRFDLFESEVENFYSFLEEDPGINALEIPPFLFYIAPEKGRLIQNLLLREIDRANTSIHYLIFDHFDSVLSSRLALADRNGVIVQGVYDAPVDEEGNYLADVWVSPGSRILGDGNDETISVDSFGKGGLLHHKTMILDDSTLLSGSYNFSVSARDNNREILFRTKDSYLLQEYKKEWLRVFQSGISIPVSFPKKEEVVYGIHFGISEDLLPNGIEQTLCRERLETEESFYLDSGLSFFRFILEYDFDPGERCKVVSDFSSVSSGYTGRRTNHPVKTKDFRLQARLWNKKGNLLQDRKIIRNDQPDFSVKPVFLFLPDFFSTNSGTLMLPHSLSEIGIPLRVLLYQKGSGPNPIIWNRNGDFFNIPSLPSEGMIFLEFESEIQSFCFHERTKRGTEYMELINEMISFRKSELTIQKRREEEVAVEKRRQFDSYCYTY is encoded by the coding sequence ATGAAAAAGATTCTACGTTTCCTATGGACGGTTCTTTTTCTCGGTCATTGTTCGCATGAGGAAGAAAGAAATTTGTTTTGGATTGAGCAGGCTCTTACCCGAAACATAGATGCTTATTTTTCGTTTCCTGGTCGTTACACTCCGGATTCGAAACGGCGGAACGTTCGAGATCAAATTCTTGCTCTGATCGAAGAGTCGAAACATTCCATTGATCTTTGGATCTATTCGTTCGATGATAGCGAGATTTTAGACGCCTTACAACGCGCTCGAAAACGAGGAGTGAAAATACAAATTGTCGCCGATCCGGAAAAAGAATATGCGAGCGAATTGGTAGGTCTCGGTCTTTTTCGAAGATGGGAACGTTCCGGGCTACAACATTCAAAAATCCTAATCGTGGATCGTAAGAAGGTTTTTCTCGGATCCGGTAATTTCACTTGGTACGGTTTGGAAAACGATCTCAACGGTTACGTTCGGTTCGATCTTTTTGAATCGGAGGTGGAAAATTTTTATTCTTTTTTGGAAGAAGATCCGGGAATCAACGCTCTTGAAATTCCTCCATTCCTTTTTTACATCGCTCCGGAAAAGGGACGATTGATCCAGAATCTTTTGTTAAGAGAAATCGATCGAGCAAACACTTCGATTCATTATTTGATCTTCGACCATTTTGATTCGGTCTTGAGTTCTCGATTGGCGCTCGCGGATCGAAACGGTGTGATCGTACAGGGTGTTTACGACGCGCCCGTAGATGAAGAAGGAAACTATCTCGCCGATGTTTGGGTTTCTCCCGGTTCGAGGATTCTCGGAGATGGAAATGATGAAACTATTTCCGTGGATTCCTTTGGAAAAGGAGGTTTGCTCCATCATAAAACCATGATATTGGATGATTCTACGCTTTTGAGCGGTTCGTATAATTTTTCGGTGAGCGCAAGGGATAACAATCGGGAAATCCTATTTAGAACAAAAGATTCCTATTTGCTTCAAGAATACAAAAAGGAATGGCTTCGTGTGTTCCAATCCGGAATTTCCATCCCGGTTTCGTTTCCGAAAAAGGAGGAAGTTGTGTATGGGATTCACTTTGGTATTTCGGAAGATTTACTTCCCAACGGAATCGAACAAACTCTTTGTAGAGAACGTCTTGAAACGGAAGAATCTTTTTATCTCGATTCCGGTCTTTCGTTTTTTCGGTTTATTTTAGAATATGATTTCGATCCGGGAGAACGTTGTAAAGTTGTGAGCGATTTTTCCTCCGTTAGTAGCGGTTATACCGGAAGGAGGACAAACCATCCCGTAAAAACCAAAGATTTCCGGTTACAAGCGAGGCTTTGGAACAAGAAGGGAAATCTTCTCCAAGATCGCAAAATCATTCGCAACGATCAGCCTGATTTTTCCGTAAAGCCGGTATTTCTTTTTCTCCCGGATTTCTTTTCTACAAATTCCGGAACTCTCATGTTACCGCACTCACTTTCCGAGATCGGAATTCCGCTTCGGGTTCTTTTGTATCAAAAAGGTTCCGGTCCGAATCCGATTATATGGAATCGAAACGGAGATTTTTTCAACATTCCTTCTTTGCCGAGCGAAGGGATGATCTTTTTGGAATTTGAATCCGAAATCCAATCGTTTTGTTTTCATGAAAGAACAAAACGAGGGACGGAATATATGGAATTGATAAACGAAATGATTTCCTTTCGGAAGAGTGAATTGACGATTCAAAAACGTAGAGAAGAAGAGGTTGCGGTAGAAAAAAGAAGGCAGTTTGATTCTTATTGTTATACGTATTGA